From Novosphingobium decolorationis, one genomic window encodes:
- the rpsC gene encoding 30S ribosomal protein S3: MGHKSNPIGLRLQINRTWDSRWFAEGRDYGKLLEEDLKIRKFILENAPQAAISKVVIERPAKLCRISIYAARPGVIIGKKGADIEKLRKKLAVMTSSEVKLNIVEIRKPEVDAKLIAQGIADQLIRRVAFRRAMKRAMQSAMRLGAEGIKIMCGGRLGGAEIARVEQYREGRVPLHTLRANIDYAEAEALTAYGIIGIKVWVFKGEILGHDPMAQDRLMMEAQTSGVRPAR; this comes from the coding sequence ATGGGTCATAAGAGCAATCCGATCGGTCTGCGTCTGCAGATCAACCGTACCTGGGACAGCCGCTGGTTCGCGGAAGGCCGGGACTACGGCAAGCTGCTTGAGGAAGACCTCAAGATCCGCAAGTTCATCCTCGAGAACGCGCCCCAGGCAGCGATCTCGAAGGTGGTCATCGAGCGTCCGGCCAAGCTGTGCCGCATCTCGATCTACGCAGCTCGTCCCGGTGTGATCATCGGCAAGAAGGGCGCGGACATCGAGAAGCTTCGCAAGAAGCTTGCGGTGATGACCTCGAGCGAAGTGAAGCTGAACATCGTTGAAATCCGCAAGCCGGAAGTCGACGCCAAGCTGATCGCTCAGGGCATTGCGGACCAGCTGATCCGCCGCGTTGCCTTCCGTCGTGCGATGAAGCGCGCGATGCAGTCGGCCATGCGTCTGGGTGCCGAAGGCATCAAGATCATGTGCGGTGGCCGTCTGGGCGGCGCGGAGATCGCGCGCGTCGAGCAGTACCGCGAAGGTCGCGTGCCGCTCCACACGCTGCGTGCCAACATCGACTATGCCGAAGCCGAAGCGCTGACCGCTTACGGTATCATCGGCATCAAGGTCTGGGTCTTCAAGGGTGAGATCCTGGGCCACGACCCGATGGCGCAGGACCGGCTGATGATGGAGGCTCAGACCTCCGGCGTCCGTCCGGCGCGCTGA
- the rplP gene encoding 50S ribosomal protein L16, which yields MLQPKKTKFRKAFKGKIKGDAKGGTDLNFGSYGLKALEPERITARQIEAARRAITRHIKRQGRLWIRVFPDVPVSKKPAEVRQGKGKGSVEYWAARVKPGRILFELDGVAGPLAAEAFSRAAMKLPIKTKVVARLGDTSHLEG from the coding sequence ATGCTGCAACCGAAAAAGACCAAGTTCCGCAAGGCTTTCAAGGGCAAGATCAAGGGTGATGCCAAGGGCGGCACCGATCTGAACTTTGGCTCCTACGGCCTCAAGGCTCTCGAGCCGGAACGCATCACCGCCCGCCAGATCGAAGCGGCTCGCCGCGCGATCACGCGTCACATCAAGCGCCAGGGTCGCCTCTGGATCCGCGTCTTCCCCGACGTGCCGGTTTCGAAGAAGCCTGCTGAAGTCCGTCAGGGTAAGGGCAAGGGTTCGGTGGAATACTGGGCCGCGCGTGTGAAGCCGGGCCGTATCCTGTTCGAGCTGGACGGCGTTGCCGGCCCGCTCGCCGCTGAGGCTTTCAGCCGCGCTGCGATGAAGCTTCCCATCAAGACCAAGGTCGTTGCCCGTCTCGGCGACACCTCGCACCTGGAGGGTTAA
- the rpmC gene encoding 50S ribosomal protein L29: protein MAAKTEDFRAKTDDQLTEELVALKREQFNLRFQAATSQLEAPARIKEVRRNIARIKTLQAERSAAAK, encoded by the coding sequence ATGGCTGCCAAGACTGAAGACTTCCGCGCCAAGACCGACGACCAGCTCACGGAAGAGCTGGTCGCGCTGAAGCGCGAGCAGTTCAACCTTCGTTTCCAGGCCGCCACGAGCCAGCTCGAGGCACCGGCCCGGATCAAGGAGGTCCGTCGCAACATCGCCCGCATCAAGACGCTCCAGGCTGAGCGTTCGGCTGCGGCGAAGTAA
- the rpsQ gene encoding 30S ribosomal protein S17, whose amino-acid sequence MPKRILIGTVVSDKTDKTVTVLVERRVKHPLYGKIIRRSKKYAAHDEENAYHIGDRVRIEETKPISKSKTWKVLDTLQAGKGIAIEANLDVEAAN is encoded by the coding sequence ATGCCCAAGCGTATTCTGATCGGTACCGTCGTTTCCGACAAGACCGACAAGACCGTTACCGTACTCGTCGAGCGCCGCGTGAAGCACCCGCTTTACGGCAAGATCATTCGTCGCTCGAAGAAGTATGCCGCCCATGACGAAGAGAACGCGTACCACATTGGTGATCGCGTCCGCATCGAGGAAACCAAACCGATCTCAAAGTCGAAGACCTGGAAGGTTCTCGACACGTTGCAGGCCGGAAAGGGTATTGCCATCGAGGCTAATCTCGACGTAGAGGCCGCCAACTGA
- the rplN gene encoding 50S ribosomal protein L14, whose translation MIQMQSNLDVADNSGAKRVQCIKVLGGSKRRFAGVGDIIVVSVKEAQPRARVKKGDVHRAVIVRTRKDVRRPDGSVIRFDSNAAVLINKSEEPIGTRIFGPVVRELRGKGFMKIISLAPEVL comes from the coding sequence ATGATCCAGATGCAATCCAATCTCGACGTCGCGGACAACAGCGGCGCGAAGCGCGTCCAGTGCATCAAGGTACTGGGTGGCTCGAAGCGTCGTTTCGCAGGCGTCGGCGACATCATCGTGGTGTCGGTAAAGGAAGCGCAGCCGCGCGCGCGCGTCAAGAAGGGCGACGTGCACCGTGCTGTCATCGTGCGCACCCGTAAGGACGTTCGTCGTCCCGACGGCAGCGTCATCCGCTTCGACAGCAACGCTGCCGTGCTCATCAACAAGAGCGAGGAGCCGATCGGCACCCGTATCTTCGGCCCCGTGGTTCGCGAGCTTCGCGGCAAGGGCTTCATGAAGATCATCTCGCTTGCTCCGGAGGTGCTGTAA
- the rplX gene encoding 50S ribosomal protein L24: protein MAAAKIKKGDQVIVLSGKDKGRTGAVLQVMPKDGKVVVEGVNVATRHRKPTQQNPQGGIERNPAPMAISKVAVAVDGKPTRVRFEEKDGKKVRVAVKTGETIDG from the coding sequence ATGGCTGCCGCGAAGATCAAGAAGGGTGACCAGGTCATCGTTCTGTCGGGCAAGGACAAGGGCCGTACCGGCGCTGTGCTCCAGGTCATGCCCAAGGACGGCAAGGTCGTGGTCGAGGGCGTGAACGTCGCCACTCGTCACCGCAAGCCGACCCAGCAGAACCCGCAGGGCGGCATCGAGCGCAATCCCGCTCCGATGGCGATCAGCAAGGTCGCGGTTGCCGTTGACGGCAAGCCGACCCGCGTTCGCTTCGAAGAGAAGGACGGCAAGAAGGTCCGTGTGGCCGTGAAGACCGGGGAGACCATCGATGGCTGA
- the rplE gene encoding 50S ribosomal protein L5 codes for MADKYTPRMRSKYDAEIVKAMTEKFGYKNVMEVPSIEKITLNMGVGEASQDKKKVQTAAAEMEKIAGQKPVITKARKSIAQFKLREGMPIGCKVTLRRERMYEFLDRLITIAMPRIRDFRGLNAKSFDGRGNYAMGLKEQIIFPEISYDQIEKVRGMDIIVTTTAKTDEEARELLRLFGFPFPVEEAAEEKEAA; via the coding sequence ATGGCTGATAAGTACACCCCGCGTATGCGTTCGAAGTACGATGCGGAAATCGTCAAGGCGATGACCGAAAAGTTCGGCTACAAGAACGTGATGGAAGTGCCTTCGATCGAGAAGATCACGCTCAACATGGGCGTGGGCGAGGCGAGCCAGGACAAGAAGAAGGTCCAGACCGCCGCGGCCGAAATGGAAAAGATTGCCGGCCAGAAGCCCGTGATCACCAAGGCTCGCAAGTCGATTGCGCAGTTCAAGCTGCGTGAAGGCATGCCCATCGGCTGCAAGGTTACCCTGCGCCGCGAACGCATGTACGAATTCCTCGATCGCCTCATCACGATCGCGATGCCCCGCATTCGCGACTTCCGTGGTCTGAACGCCAAGTCGTTCGACGGCCGCGGCAACTACGCGATGGGCCTGAAGGAGCAGATCATCTTCCCCGAGATCAGCTACGATCAGATCGAGAAGGTGCGTGGCATGGACATCATCGTCACCACCACCGCCAAGACCGACGAAGAAGCACGCGAACTGCTGCGTCTTTTCGGTTTCCCGTTCCCGGTTGAAGAAGCCGCGGAAGAGAAGGAGGCGGCGTGA
- the rpsN gene encoding 30S ribosomal protein S14 has protein sequence MAKLSSVNKNERRKKLVKKYAGKYERLKAIADDTSLDETERLIARLKLAEIPRNGNPTRVRNRCATTGRPRGYYRKFGLCRVELRDLANKGMIPGVTKSSW, from the coding sequence ATGGCGAAACTGAGTTCCGTGAACAAGAACGAGCGTCGTAAGAAGCTCGTCAAGAAGTACGCAGGTAAGTACGAACGCCTCAAGGCGATTGCCGATGACACCTCGCTCGACGAAACCGAGCGCCTCATCGCCCGTCTGAAGCTGGCCGAGATCCCGCGCAACGGCAACCCGACCCGGGTTCGCAACCGCTGCGCCACGACCGGTCGTCCGCGTGGTTACTACCGCAAGTTCGGCCTGTGCCGCGTTGAGCTGCGTGATCTTGCCAACAAGGGCATGATCCCCGGCGTGACCAAGTCGAGCTGGTAA
- the rpsH gene encoding 30S ribosomal protein S8 translates to MAMTDPLGDMLTRIRNGQQAKKDSVLSPASKLRARVLEVLQREGYIRGYSDDTTGAHPQLRIELKYFEGEPAIKHIARVSKPGRRVYSGSKELPVVRNGLGITIVSTPKGVLSDAEARADNVGGEVLAEVF, encoded by the coding sequence ATGGCTATGACCGATCCCCTGGGTGATATGCTCACCCGCATCCGCAACGGCCAGCAGGCGAAGAAGGACTCCGTCCTTTCCCCCGCCAGCAAGCTGCGTGCGCGCGTGCTCGAAGTCCTCCAGCGTGAGGGCTACATCCGTGGCTACAGCGATGACACCACCGGTGCCCATCCGCAGCTTCGCATCGAGCTGAAGTACTTCGAAGGCGAGCCCGCTATCAAGCACATCGCCCGCGTCTCCAAGCCTGGCCGCCGCGTCTACTCGGGTTCCAAGGAACTCCCGGTTGTGCGCAATGGCCTTGGCATCACCATCGTCTCGACGCCCAAGGGCGTGCTCTCGGATGCCGAAGCACGTGCCGACAACGTCGGTGGCGAAGTGCTGGCGGAGGTGTTCTGA
- the rplF gene encoding 50S ribosomal protein L6, with product MSRIGKKAVAIPAGVTADLKDNVLSVKGPKGTLTMGVSDQVTCSVEDGAVAIQPVNMSKQARSHWGMQRTLVANLVGGVTEGYSKVLELKGVGYRAQIQGKKLKLQLGYSHDVDIDIPEGIEIKAPDNTTVEISGIDKQKVGQIAAEIRRWRKPEPYKGKGIKYRGEFIFRKEGKKK from the coding sequence ATGAGCCGTATTGGTAAGAAGGCCGTGGCGATCCCCGCTGGCGTGACTGCCGATCTCAAGGACAACGTCCTCTCGGTGAAGGGCCCCAAGGGCACGCTCACCATGGGTGTGTCCGACCAGGTCACCTGCTCGGTGGAAGATGGCGCGGTTGCAATCCAGCCCGTCAACATGTCGAAGCAGGCTCGCAGCCACTGGGGCATGCAGCGCACGCTCGTCGCCAACCTTGTTGGCGGCGTGACCGAAGGCTACTCGAAGGTCCTTGAACTCAAGGGCGTCGGCTACCGCGCACAGATCCAGGGCAAGAAGCTCAAGCTTCAGCTTGGCTACTCGCACGATGTCGACATCGACATCCCCGAAGGTATCGAGATCAAGGCGCCGGATAACACCACCGTCGAGATCTCGGGCATCGACAAGCAGAAGGTCGGCCAGATCGCGGCCGAGATCCGTCGCTGGCGCAAGCCCGAGCCCTACAAGGGCAAGGGTATCAAGTACCGCGGCGAGTTCATCTTCCGCAAGGAAGGGAAGAAGAAGTAA
- the rplR gene encoding 50S ribosomal protein L18 produces the protein MAKLSLFQRRRQRVRTALRASASGRPRLSVHRTGRHIYAQIIDDAQGRTVAAANTLGGKGADTDAAIRVGKELAEAAKKAGITSVVFDRGGFLYHGRVKALADAAREGGLEF, from the coding sequence ATGGCAAAGCTTTCCCTTTTCCAGCGCCGCCGTCAGCGCGTGCGCACCGCCCTTCGCGCGTCGGCTTCGGGCCGTCCGCGTCTTTCGGTGCACCGCACCGGACGTCACATCTACGCCCAGATCATCGACGATGCGCAGGGCCGTACGGTCGCTGCTGCCAACACGCTTGGCGGCAAGGGCGCTGACACCGATGCCGCCATCCGCGTGGGCAAGGAACTCGCCGAGGCCGCCAAGAAGGCGGGCATCACTTCGGTCGTGTTCGATCGCGGCGGCTTCCTCTATCATGGTCGCGTCAAGGCGCTGGCCGATGCCGCCCGCGAAGGCGGGCTGGAGTTCTGA
- the rpsE gene encoding 30S ribosomal protein S5 has product MADENTNTTSSEQPIAADNPQGGAPQEQREGRDGGRGRGGRGRGERGGRGRRDDRRGRRDDEEQGEELIEKLVHINRVSKTVKGGKRFGFAALVVVGDGKGRVGFGHAKAREVPEAITKATASAKKKMIRVALKEGRTLHHDGKGHFGAGRVNVRTAPAGTGIIAGGPMRAVFESLGVADVVTKSVGTSNPYNMIRATFDALTDQSSPKAVAQRRGKKVSDLLGRGGASEAEAEAAAEAIVE; this is encoded by the coding sequence ATGGCTGACGAAAACACCAACACCACCAGCAGTGAGCAGCCCATCGCGGCTGACAACCCGCAGGGCGGGGCTCCCCAGGAGCAGCGCGAAGGCCGTGATGGCGGTCGTGGTCGTGGCGGCCGTGGCCGTGGCGAACGCGGTGGCCGTGGCCGTCGTGACGACCGTCGTGGCCGTCGCGATGACGAGGAGCAGGGCGAAGAGCTGATCGAGAAGCTGGTTCACATCAACCGCGTCTCGAAGACCGTCAAGGGCGGTAAGCGCTTCGGTTTCGCAGCACTCGTCGTCGTGGGTGACGGCAAGGGCCGCGTTGGCTTTGGCCATGCCAAGGCTCGCGAGGTTCCCGAGGCAATCACCAAGGCAACCGCTTCGGCCAAGAAGAAGATGATCCGCGTCGCTCTGAAGGAGGGTCGTACCCTTCATCATGACGGCAAGGGCCACTTCGGTGCGGGCCGCGTCAATGTCCGTACGGCTCCGGCCGGTACCGGCATCATCGCCGGCGGTCCGATGCGCGCCGTGTTCGAAAGCCTGGGCGTCGCTGACGTCGTGACCAAGTCGGTCGGCACTTCGAACCCGTACAACATGATCCGTGCCACCTTCGACGCGCTGACCGACCAGTCGTCGCCGAAGGCGGTTGCTCAGCGTCGCGGCAAGAAGGTCTCCGACCTCCTGGGTCGTGGCGGTGCGAGCGAAGCTGAGGCCGAGGCCGCAGCTGAAGCCATCGTGGAGTAA
- the rpmD gene encoding 50S ribosomal protein L30: MAKIKIKQIGSPIRRPESQKKILIGLGLGKMHRVVELEDTPEVRGAIAKLPHMVAVVD; encoded by the coding sequence ATGGCCAAGATCAAGATCAAGCAGATCGGTTCGCCGATCCGTCGCCCCGAGAGCCAGAAGAAGATCCTCATCGGTCTGGGCCTCGGCAAGATGCACCGCGTTGTCGAACTCGAGGACACCCCCGAAGTTCGTGGCGCGATTGCCAAGCTTCCGCACATGGTGGCCGTGGTCGACTGA